The proteins below are encoded in one region of Amycolatopsis magusensis:
- a CDS encoding pyrimidine reductase family protein, with amino-acid sequence MRQLWPQNGPGGGDLTGADLERLYAYPAGLSKPWVQVNFVASADGAVTLADRSEGLSHPADKRIFGLGRDLCDVVLAGAGTVIAEDYRGVRPSRRRTEARQRLGLSDIPPIAVVTARCSIEPDSALFTDAAIPPIILTTEDAPPARRRALADAGAEVIIAGSRTVDLTVALAELDRRGLRRINCEGGPHLFAGLIAENLVDQLCLTVAPLLAGAGAGRIAEGRPTDVPRDLELASILHEDGFTMFRYRRR; translated from the coding sequence GTGCGACAGCTCTGGCCCCAGAACGGCCCCGGCGGCGGCGACCTGACCGGCGCCGACCTCGAACGGCTCTACGCCTACCCGGCCGGGCTGTCGAAACCGTGGGTGCAGGTGAACTTCGTCGCTTCGGCGGACGGCGCGGTCACCCTGGCGGACCGGTCCGAGGGCCTGTCCCACCCGGCGGACAAGCGCATCTTCGGGCTCGGCCGGGACCTCTGCGACGTGGTGCTGGCCGGGGCGGGCACGGTCATCGCGGAGGACTACCGCGGCGTGCGGCCGAGCCGGCGGCGCACCGAAGCACGGCAGCGGCTGGGGTTGTCCGACATCCCGCCGATCGCCGTGGTCACCGCCCGCTGCTCGATCGAACCGGACTCGGCGCTGTTCACCGACGCGGCGATCCCGCCGATCATCCTGACCACGGAAGACGCCCCGCCCGCCCGGCGCCGGGCGCTCGCCGACGCGGGTGCCGAAGTGATCATCGCCGGGTCGCGGACCGTGGACCTGACCGTCGCGCTCGCCGAACTCGACCGGCGCGGGCTGCGCCGGATCAACTGCGAAGGCGGACCGCACCTGTTCGCCGGGCTGATCGCGGAGAACCTGGTCGACCAGCTGTGCCTGACCGTCGCGCCGCTGCTGGCCGGCGCCGGAGCCGGGCGCATCGCCGAGGGCAGGCCCACGGACGTGCCGCGGGACCTGGAACTGGCGTCGATCCTGCACGAGGACGGGTTCACCATGTTCCGGTACCGGCGGCGGTGA
- the zapE gene encoding cell division protein ZapE, whose product MPPRLIDRDPQLGAEELIGSLVPPPRFDGVRFDTYVPNPEEPSQAAAVRDCSAFAARVDAARKPKSKWKALFGGGGEDHGKPGLYLDGGFGVGKTHLLASIWHESPSPKAYATFVELTHLVGALGFAEAVRRLSAHRLLTIDEFELDDPGDTMLVTRLLRELTDAGVFVAATSNTLPDKLGEGRFAAEDFLREIQSLSARFGVVRVDGPDYRHRGLPEAPPPASDDELEASAARVPESTVDDFGQLCDYLAKLHPSRYGRLVRGVPMVHLRGVSAAPDQSVALRLVAFADRLYDSAIPVLASGEPLSALFTEEMLQGGYRKKYLRAVSRLTALARDAAKPAPRS is encoded by the coding sequence ATGCCCCCACGCCTGATCGATCGCGACCCCCAGCTGGGCGCGGAGGAGCTGATCGGCTCGCTGGTCCCGCCGCCGCGGTTCGACGGTGTCCGCTTCGACACCTACGTGCCGAACCCCGAAGAACCCAGCCAGGCCGCCGCCGTGCGCGACTGCTCGGCGTTCGCGGCCAGGGTGGACGCCGCGCGCAAGCCGAAGTCGAAGTGGAAGGCGCTGTTCGGCGGTGGTGGCGAGGATCACGGCAAGCCGGGGCTCTACCTCGACGGCGGGTTCGGCGTCGGCAAGACCCACCTGCTCGCCTCGATCTGGCACGAGTCGCCCTCGCCCAAGGCGTATGCCACCTTCGTCGAGCTCACCCACCTGGTCGGGGCGCTGGGCTTCGCCGAGGCGGTGCGCCGGTTGTCCGCGCACCGGCTGCTCACCATCGACGAGTTCGAGCTGGACGATCCCGGCGACACCATGCTGGTGACCCGGCTGCTGCGTGAGCTGACCGACGCCGGGGTCTTCGTCGCGGCCACCTCGAACACGCTGCCGGACAAGCTGGGGGAGGGCCGGTTCGCCGCGGAGGACTTCCTGCGGGAGATCCAGTCGCTGTCCGCGCGGTTCGGCGTGGTGCGGGTGGACGGTCCCGACTACCGCCACCGCGGCCTGCCCGAAGCGCCGCCGCCCGCGTCGGACGACGAGCTGGAGGCGTCCGCCGCCCGGGTGCCCGAGTCCACTGTGGACGACTTCGGGCAGCTGTGCGACTACCTGGCGAAGCTGCACCCGTCGCGGTACGGGCGGCTCGTGCGCGGCGTGCCGATGGTGCACCTGCGCGGGGTTTCCGCCGCGCCGGACCAGAGCGTGGCGCTGCGGCTGGTGGCTTTCGCCGACCGGCTCTACGACAGCGCCATCCCGGTACTGGCCTCCGGCGAACCGCTTTCGGCCCTGTTCACCGAGGAGATGCTCCAGGGCGGGTACCGGAAGAAGTACCTGCGGGCGGTGAGCCGGCTGACGGCGCTGGCGAGGGACGCCGCCAAGCCCGCGCCCCGGTCGTGA
- a CDS encoding phosphatase PAP2 family protein, translated as MTDRARGSDRITRRLGGIDRTATLRTTATLGTALAGFAVFLVLGLLFAGDRGFASPDAEIATAVENTLGGNEFLLRVLVLPTEPYVLLPALALLAVGCAVRRHWAGLALTVLAPAIAVLLSSWVLKPWFGRYYDDHLAYPSGHTVSLVTTLTVVVLLVRAARTALLVAGIGVLLTAGAGIGMIGLHYHYATDVAGGAGLSVAVVPLIAAVLTTGARAWRRPSPAPSAGSPPAGTSSGTRPGASPR; from the coding sequence GTGACCGACCGTGCGCGGGGAAGCGACCGAATTACCCGTAGGCTCGGCGGTATCGACCGGACAGCCACCCTCAGGACCACGGCCACGCTGGGCACCGCGCTGGCCGGGTTCGCCGTGTTCCTCGTACTGGGCCTGCTCTTCGCCGGTGACCGCGGTTTCGCCTCCCCGGACGCGGAAATCGCCACGGCGGTGGAGAACACCTTGGGCGGCAACGAGTTCCTGTTGCGCGTGCTGGTGCTGCCCACCGAGCCGTACGTGCTCCTACCCGCGCTGGCGCTGCTCGCGGTCGGCTGTGCCGTCCGCCGCCACTGGGCCGGACTGGCGCTCACCGTGCTGGCACCGGCGATCGCCGTGCTGCTGTCGAGCTGGGTGCTCAAGCCGTGGTTCGGCCGCTACTACGACGACCACCTCGCCTACCCCAGCGGGCACACGGTCAGCCTGGTGACCACGCTGACCGTCGTGGTGCTGCTGGTCCGGGCAGCCAGGACGGCGTTGCTGGTGGCCGGGATCGGCGTGCTGCTGACCGCCGGCGCCGGGATCGGCATGATCGGCCTGCACTACCACTACGCCACGGACGTGGCCGGTGGCGCCGGGCTCTCGGTCGCGGTGGTGCCGCTGATCGCGGCGGTGCTCACGACCGGGGCGCGGGCTTGGCGGCGTCCCTCGCCAGCGCCGTCAGCCGGCTCACCGCCCGCAGGTACTTCTTCCGGTACCCGCCCTGGAGCATCTCCTCGGTGA